One segment of Paenibacillus sp. FSL R7-0337 DNA contains the following:
- a CDS encoding insulinase family protein, whose translation MKEGCLYLDNYLNLDYVHFRKEAKAQDAIITLAVKVGSVDDRECKGIAHYLEHMLILSLANASQIAPGPFRIKGTTDFDKTLYEITCSDNTDDICQAIKLLLEIYSGRLLKKSDMEEAYRDINEEYERLNENNPHNLFKILMDNSELIDSLPLGTKDCLDDITYEEMQAFHQRTYCRALAHILVVSWSNDEKLRQCCRDNMETIRTVKRFQPLNEERQAPMYSAVANKYVFRTVEATKCSLFVYEAQTGSEDRSRGKVVKDIGLVVLDYCLRIIFSTDAIYVAKLRYNEFYTFLCIYFPMSINLESGLYTNQIFRFIYRETISLLAANDLLPEIIKAYRNQIMENELTRELIMKELISSALYHEPIYAMKEYCSILNEVSCELVLEQISAWLNQGEEIAVVVDEAWLNGSMYAILG comes from the coding sequence ATGAAGGAAGGCTGTCTGTACTTGGATAATTATTTGAATTTGGATTATGTACACTTCAGGAAAGAAGCTAAGGCCCAAGATGCCATCATTACACTAGCTGTCAAAGTAGGTTCTGTTGATGATAGGGAATGCAAAGGGATAGCGCATTATCTGGAGCATATGCTCATTCTCTCTCTAGCGAATGCTTCGCAGATTGCTCCCGGTCCGTTCAGGATTAAAGGAACAACGGATTTTGATAAAACACTCTATGAAATAACTTGTTCTGATAATACGGATGATATCTGCCAGGCTATTAAACTGTTACTAGAAATTTACTCGGGGCGGTTGTTAAAAAAGAGCGATATGGAGGAGGCTTATAGAGATATCAATGAAGAATATGAGCGGTTAAATGAGAATAATCCACACAACCTGTTCAAGATCCTGATGGATAACTCTGAACTGATTGACTCGTTACCTCTGGGAACCAAAGATTGTCTGGATGATATTACTTATGAGGAAATGCAAGCGTTCCACCAAAGGACATACTGTAGAGCGTTAGCCCATATCTTAGTGGTAAGCTGGAGCAATGACGAGAAGCTGAGACAATGCTGCCGTGATAATATGGAAACTATCAGGACTGTCAAGCGATTTCAGCCATTAAATGAAGAGCGCCAAGCCCCTATGTACAGTGCTGTAGCTAATAAATATGTATTCAGAACAGTAGAAGCTACCAAGTGTAGCTTATTTGTGTACGAAGCACAGACAGGCTCTGAAGATCGTTCTCGTGGAAAAGTCGTTAAGGATATCGGCCTTGTAGTTTTGGATTATTGTCTGCGGATAATCTTTTCAACGGATGCTATCTATGTCGCTAAGCTTCGTTACAATGAATTCTATACATTTCTCTGTATTTATTTTCCCATGTCAATCAATCTTGAGAGTGGGTTATATACCAATCAGATTTTCCGATTTATTTATCGTGAAACGATTAGTTTGTTAGCCGCCAATGACTTGCTGCCGGAGATTATTAAAGCCTACAGAAATCAAATTATGGAAAACGAACTAACGCGAGAGCTGATTATGAAAGAATTAATATCTTCGGCTCTTTATCATGAACCCATATATGCAATGAAAGAATATTGTTCGATTCTTAATGAGGTATCTTGTGAACTGGTTTTAGAGCAAATATCAGCTTGGCTTAACCAGGGAGAAGAGATTGCGGTAGTAGTTGATGAAGCATGGCTGAATGGAAGCATGTACGCTATTTTAGGATAA
- a CDS encoding flavoprotein has product MRTIIHDLQEQEFKGWLGDMAQEEVTVISDSGAIHSCMGCFGCWTRTPGTCVIKRDGYDNLGELFSRSDELTIISKCMYGSYSPFVVNVLNRSISYVLPYFVTKDGATRHRSRYDHQFTLSVHFYGDDITEAEQDTARRLVAANSMNLYSAGNNVFFHTSPQSIREVLQ; this is encoded by the coding sequence TTGAGAACGATCATACACGATCTGCAGGAGCAAGAATTCAAGGGCTGGCTGGGGGATATGGCACAAGAGGAAGTAACGGTCATCTCGGATAGCGGTGCAATTCATTCATGCATGGGCTGCTTCGGCTGCTGGACCCGGACTCCCGGGACATGCGTTATTAAGAGAGATGGCTACGACAATCTGGGCGAGCTGTTCTCGCGCAGCGATGAACTCACGATCATCAGTAAATGTATGTACGGCAGCTATAGCCCCTTTGTGGTGAATGTGCTGAACCGGAGTATCTCCTACGTCCTTCCCTATTTTGTAACCAAAGATGGAGCGACCCGTCACCGCAGCCGCTATGATCACCAGTTCACACTCTCGGTGCATTTCTACGGCGACGACATTACGGAGGCTGAGCAGGATACAGCGAGAAGGCTCGTTGCAGCTAATAGCATGAATCTGTATTCGGCAGGCAATAACGTATTTTTCCATACCAGTCCGCAGAGCATTAGGGAGGTCCTGCAATGA
- the vanR gene encoding VanR-ABDEGLN family response regulator transcription factor translates to MIENIVVVDDEQAITDLIEIYLKNENYNVAKFDNGQDALDYIEREQVDLAILDIMLPDLNGFMVCQRIRENHHFPVIMLTAKDEETDKITGLTLGADDYITKPFRPLEMVARVKAQLRRYTKYRSISKSDEGIISYSGLRMNVDTHECWLNEEALSLTPTEFSILRMLCEHRGRVVSSEQLFHAIWGNEYYNKNNNTITVHIRHLREKMKDSVDHPKWIRTIWGVGYKIEA, encoded by the coding sequence ATGATTGAAAATATTGTAGTGGTGGATGATGAGCAAGCCATCACCGATCTTATTGAAATTTATCTGAAAAATGAAAATTACAATGTTGCAAAATTTGATAATGGGCAAGATGCTCTAGACTATATTGAGCGCGAACAAGTTGATCTCGCTATTCTGGATATTATGCTCCCGGATCTTAACGGGTTTATGGTATGCCAGCGTATTCGGGAGAATCACCATTTTCCTGTCATTATGCTAACGGCCAAGGATGAAGAGACGGACAAAATTACTGGTCTTACTCTGGGAGCGGATGATTATATAACCAAGCCGTTCCGTCCGCTTGAAATGGTTGCACGTGTGAAAGCGCAGTTGCGCAGGTATACAAAGTACCGGTCCATATCTAAGTCGGACGAAGGCATCATATCCTATTCGGGCTTACGTATGAATGTGGACACGCACGAGTGCTGGCTGAACGAAGAGGCCTTGTCTCTTACACCCACTGAATTTTCGATTCTCAGAATGCTGTGTGAGCATAGGGGAAGAGTGGTTAGCTCCGAGCAGTTATTTCATGCGATATGGGGAAATGAATATTACAATAAAAACAACAATACGATCACTGTGCATATCCGGCATCTGCGTGAAAAAATGAAGGATTCCGTAGACCATCCGAAATGGATTCGGACAATCTGGGGAGTTGGATATAAAATTGAAGCGTAA
- a CDS encoding radical SAM protein has product MVNETLDSKIMEFKPFFQDLKKDNQFYRLGKPFETSERKYFYDTGTGKIFQINENVYAVLSCLFDSDQFDSLLELKMENKVLIAALLEIKECIAEEHILSAPPVTCFSGPHVSALENYLEYNMNQLTLEVTERCNLRCKYCIYQESHNDFHGYNERDMTFETAKKAIDYTYPRVEEEFFLAFYGGEPLLNFKLIKQCVEYAEKLVVDKKLGFSMTTNAVLVTKEIAEYLVEHNFVVLVSLDGPEEIHDENRIFQDGSGSFKHVMRGIKYLVEAKEKNRSKDESGDTLYFSLVASGSNLVEKYNKIQDFFDNTEWLPKPVTVNASYVSYGRTGEEYLEPTSLEDKSYREDKSIDPLFSWSVENKRDATARNKLFSNGQMRKFLHMIHRRDIRPVPMDNYYFNGCCVPGSRRLHVNVDGNFLPCERVGSVPFLGNVDSGFDIQSIQKHYVHNFMEKSVEYCNKCWAVHLCTSCYIDCFDEEKVDLSYRHSGCRYIRYLLDQSLSLYHEILEHDPESLMELNEIIAK; this is encoded by the coding sequence ATGGTTAATGAAACTCTAGACTCTAAAATTATGGAATTCAAGCCGTTTTTTCAAGATTTAAAAAAGGATAATCAATTCTACCGATTGGGTAAACCCTTTGAGACATCGGAACGGAAATACTTTTATGATACGGGAACAGGGAAAATTTTTCAGATTAACGAGAATGTTTACGCAGTTTTATCATGTCTTTTTGACTCGGATCAGTTTGATTCACTTTTAGAGCTTAAAATGGAAAATAAAGTACTTATAGCAGCTCTGCTGGAAATTAAAGAATGCATAGCTGAGGAACATATTTTATCAGCGCCGCCAGTTACATGCTTCTCCGGTCCTCATGTCAGCGCTCTGGAGAATTATCTGGAATACAATATGAACCAACTCACTTTAGAGGTCACTGAGCGATGCAATTTAAGGTGTAAATACTGTATTTATCAAGAGTCTCATAATGATTTTCACGGATATAATGAGCGCGATATGACCTTTGAGACTGCTAAAAAAGCTATCGACTATACCTATCCGAGAGTAGAAGAGGAATTTTTCCTTGCATTTTATGGCGGAGAACCTCTGCTGAACTTTAAATTAATTAAGCAATGTGTAGAATATGCTGAGAAGCTTGTCGTTGATAAAAAATTGGGTTTTTCAATGACTACAAACGCAGTTCTAGTTACGAAAGAAATTGCTGAATATCTGGTTGAACATAATTTTGTTGTGCTGGTTAGTCTAGACGGACCAGAGGAGATTCATGATGAGAATCGCATCTTTCAGGATGGAAGCGGAAGCTTCAAGCATGTCATGCGTGGCATAAAATATCTTGTAGAGGCTAAAGAAAAGAACCGTTCTAAGGATGAAAGTGGTGATACTTTATACTTCAGCCTGGTTGCAAGCGGTTCTAATCTGGTGGAGAAATATAATAAGATTCAAGATTTTTTTGATAATACAGAATGGCTGCCCAAACCAGTGACTGTAAATGCCTCCTACGTGTCTTATGGTCGTACTGGAGAAGAGTATCTGGAACCGACAAGTCTTGAGGATAAATCCTATAGGGAAGATAAATCTATTGACCCGCTGTTTTCGTGGAGTGTGGAGAATAAGAGAGATGCAACTGCTCGAAATAAGCTATTTTCCAACGGTCAAATGAGGAAATTTCTTCATATGATTCATAGACGAGATATCAGGCCGGTTCCAATGGATAATTATTATTTTAATGGTTGTTGTGTGCCTGGCTCAAGACGGCTTCATGTTAATGTGGATGGTAATTTTTTGCCATGTGAGCGAGTAGGCAGCGTTCCGTTTTTAGGCAATGTGGATAGCGGATTTGATATCCAATCCATCCAGAAACATTACGTCCATAACTTCATGGAGAAATCTGTTGAATACTGCAACAAATGCTGGGCAGTGCATTTGTGCACAAGCTGCTACATTGATTGTTTTGACGAGGAAAAAGTCGATTTATCATACCGCCATAGTGGTTGCAGATATATCAGGTATCTTCTTGATCAGAGTCTAAGTTTGTATCATGAAATTCTGGAACATGATCCAGAATCTCTAATGGAGCTTAATGAGATTATTGCAAAGTGA
- a CDS encoding ABC transporter permease — translation MNSLFKYEFMKIAKKRMNLVVVLVSLSLTLLLFILPVKSYISLERDGHQVTGIAAIQLEKEYARELAGMLTEERVAKDIASYQALFSKSENVVKDGSQLKLKEDMFTRYVLPYYSYYKMIDDAFLEPQVTDNGLTVLRDLKSEEAGEFYKAREDKVTSYLNMDFSDWTYSTQEKAFWNAKNSQVDAPYVYGYHAGWKSLFQCFELLIVSIIAICICVAPVFAGEYQTGADSVILSTRYGKSMLIKAKIAAAFLYGLLIFSIHLGLAAGIQLVAFGMDGWDLPLQILNVTIPYSFTMLEAALIWTGILYSVLFGMISVTLLLSAKMKTAFVVLVIDVLIVLLPVFLGLSGSNGVLNHMLMLLPYMAVQPVFPAEYSSYFSYPLPGLTISVITMRVGLYVMVTIICLPFIGRAFKRHQVQ, via the coding sequence ATGAATAGCTTATTCAAATACGAATTCATGAAAATTGCCAAGAAGCGAATGAATTTAGTCGTAGTTCTGGTCAGCTTATCACTAACCTTGCTCTTATTTATTCTACCCGTCAAAAGCTATATTTCACTGGAGCGGGACGGTCACCAGGTCACTGGCATTGCCGCTATCCAGCTTGAGAAGGAGTATGCCCGAGAGCTTGCAGGCATGTTAACCGAAGAGCGGGTGGCAAAGGATATTGCCTCCTACCAGGCATTATTCTCTAAATCTGAGAATGTGGTCAAAGATGGAAGTCAGTTGAAATTGAAGGAAGATATGTTTACCCGTTACGTATTGCCATATTACTCCTACTACAAGATGATTGATGATGCTTTTTTGGAGCCTCAGGTTACAGATAACGGTCTTACAGTCCTCCGGGACCTGAAGTCCGAAGAAGCTGGTGAATTCTATAAGGCCCGCGAAGATAAGGTGACCAGTTATTTGAATATGGATTTTTCCGACTGGACATATTCAACTCAAGAGAAGGCCTTCTGGAATGCCAAGAACAGCCAGGTAGACGCTCCTTACGTATATGGTTACCATGCCGGCTGGAAAAGCCTATTTCAGTGCTTCGAACTGCTGATTGTATCTATTATAGCCATTTGCATTTGTGTTGCTCCTGTATTTGCAGGAGAGTATCAAACAGGCGCAGACAGCGTCATTCTATCTACCCGATATGGAAAATCCATGCTGATAAAAGCAAAGATTGCGGCAGCTTTCCTCTATGGCTTACTGATTTTTAGCATTCATCTGGGATTGGCTGCCGGTATTCAGCTTGTGGCGTTTGGAATGGATGGCTGGGACTTGCCATTGCAAATTCTGAATGTTACTATTCCCTACTCGTTCACCATGCTTGAAGCAGCATTGATATGGACGGGTATACTTTATTCGGTACTGTTCGGAATGATTTCAGTAACCCTCTTGTTGTCCGCCAAGATGAAAACAGCATTTGTAGTCCTTGTCATTGATGTGTTAATTGTTTTGCTGCCTGTCTTCTTAGGACTTAGCGGATCGAACGGCGTATTGAATCATATGCTTATGCTGCTTCCCTACATGGCAGTGCAACCAGTATTCCCAGCAGAGTATTCTTCATATTTTTCGTACCCTTTACCAGGTCTAACAATAAGTGTAATCACCATGAGGGTTGGGTTATATGTGATGGTCACTATAATATGTCTTCCATTTATCGGACGCGCTTTTAAGCGTCATCAAGTTCAGTAG
- a CDS encoding ABC transporter ATP-binding protein produces MELVLDKLTKQFGRKTAVDQMSIQMQAGVYGMLGANGAGKTTLMRMICGVLKPTQGSVYLDGRTLEDLGENYRSALGYLPQDFGYYPDFTAKDFMLYVAALKGISPQDARIRSSELLAMVGLTEVSAKKIRTFSGGMKQRLGIAQAVLNDPRILVLDEPTAGLDPKERVHFRNLIANFAKDKIVILSTHIVSDLEYISDTILMIKDGKLLINRPADRIAHEMDGKVWRCVLQKKEAEAASRSFCVANLHHGEDDRVVLRVLSDTIPMEGALNEAPTLEDLYLYHFHNNMKEYRGL; encoded by the coding sequence ATGGAATTAGTATTGGATAAACTCACAAAGCAATTTGGCCGTAAAACTGCAGTCGATCAAATGTCAATTCAAATGCAGGCTGGAGTATACGGCATGCTGGGAGCGAATGGGGCTGGAAAGACAACTCTGATGCGTATGATCTGTGGTGTACTTAAGCCTACACAGGGCTCTGTTTATTTGGATGGAAGAACGCTTGAGGATTTAGGTGAGAATTACCGTAGCGCCCTTGGATATCTTCCGCAGGATTTCGGTTATTATCCGGATTTCACCGCCAAGGATTTCATGCTCTATGTTGCCGCACTGAAGGGAATATCCCCGCAGGATGCCAGAATCCGTAGTTCGGAATTACTGGCGATGGTTGGGCTAACTGAAGTTTCCGCTAAGAAAATACGTACATTCTCGGGTGGTATGAAGCAGCGGTTGGGAATTGCTCAAGCCGTTCTTAACGACCCGCGCATATTGGTGTTGGACGAACCTACTGCCGGACTTGATCCGAAAGAGCGGGTACATTTCCGAAATTTAATTGCAAACTTCGCCAAAGATAAAATCGTTATATTGTCTACGCATATTGTATCCGATCTCGAATACATCTCCGATACCATTTTAATGATTAAGGATGGCAAGCTGCTTATTAATCGTCCGGCTGACCGCATCGCACATGAAATGGATGGCAAGGTATGGAGGTGCGTATTGCAGAAGAAGGAGGCGGAAGCGGCCAGTCGTTCATTCTGTGTAGCCAACCTGCATCATGGAGAGGATGACAGGGTTGTCCTCCGTGTACTCAGTGATACGATTCCTATGGAGGGAGCCTTGAATGAGGCACCTACACTTGAGGATCTGTATTTGTACCATTTTCATAACAATATGAAGGAATACAGGGGGCTCTAA
- a CDS encoding ABC transporter ATP-binding protein, which produces MKSLLTDFWNNIGVASRTLGFVWKASKKTMTAILIITLLLGIIVPVNTIIWGRFLNTLAYINSDYGLSDVILWLALNCGIWVLNGILQKISKFYKDMQSDYLNLYITNIILDKINGLEIIHFDDPILYDQLNKVNSEALGRSISVLNNLVSILQNGVVLLGVIGIIVLYKPAIIGLLLLTFIPVLVINIKISSRLHTIYNSRLENLRLVTAIKSLMIRYENIKELKIARAGEELIQRVSTTYKKYLTEDRGIRKRNTAIQAFGDSLELLTKFCFTLYIIIDGIKRKLGVGLIVMYINSIENLMQAIGNMIVTFANTYNDNLYMNTLFDLLDKETTSSSLGSEVSLKNFRSIILHHVYFKYPKLDTYVLEDINFELRAGQSYLIVGLNGSGKTTLIKILSGLYEPSCGDITVDGVNIRSFSKNSYRNNFSVVFQDFIHYPMSVEDNIRFGKFEDKEHTLRMYDSAQRTGAAEFINKLPHSYQTQLQNEWSEGTEISVGQWQKLAITRAFFADAPITIMDEPTASLDPVAEHEFYMGIKEMIRSRTCILISHRFTTAKLVDQIIVIDDHRISECGSFEELMCKDGKFKELFTLQAEKYNLGDGVNEGRLSVLG; this is translated from the coding sequence ATGAAATCACTACTTACTGATTTTTGGAATAACATTGGCGTTGCTAGTAGAACTTTGGGTTTTGTCTGGAAGGCATCGAAGAAAACAATGACTGCAATCTTAATTATCACGCTTCTTCTTGGAATTATCGTCCCGGTGAATACCATTATATGGGGGCGGTTTCTGAATACACTAGCTTACATAAACAGTGATTATGGATTAAGCGATGTGATATTGTGGCTTGCTTTAAATTGTGGGATTTGGGTGCTGAATGGCATCCTCCAAAAAATAAGCAAGTTTTATAAGGATATGCAAAGTGATTATCTGAATTTGTACATAACAAATATAATTCTTGATAAAATTAACGGTTTGGAAATCATACATTTTGATGATCCCATTTTGTATGACCAACTTAATAAGGTGAACAGTGAGGCATTAGGCCGATCTATCAGTGTACTTAATAATTTAGTGTCTATTCTTCAAAATGGTGTAGTTCTATTAGGAGTAATCGGAATCATTGTTTTATATAAGCCAGCTATCATTGGACTACTTTTGTTGACCTTCATTCCTGTGCTGGTTATCAATATTAAGATATCCTCAAGATTGCATACCATTTATAACAGCAGACTGGAGAATCTGCGCTTGGTCACGGCGATCAAGTCATTAATGATTAGATACGAAAATATTAAAGAGCTTAAAATTGCCCGTGCGGGGGAAGAGTTGATTCAAAGGGTTTCAACTACGTATAAAAAATATTTAACTGAAGACAGAGGTATCCGAAAACGGAATACAGCTATTCAGGCATTTGGAGATTCCCTCGAATTGCTCACTAAGTTCTGTTTTACCCTGTACATCATTATTGATGGTATAAAACGAAAACTCGGTGTAGGCCTTATTGTAATGTATATCAATTCCATTGAGAATCTTATGCAAGCCATTGGAAATATGATTGTGACCTTTGCTAATACTTACAATGATAACTTATATATGAATACTCTATTCGATTTGTTGGATAAAGAAACCACCTCCTCGTCATTAGGGAGTGAGGTATCGCTCAAGAATTTCCGAAGCATTATCCTGCATCATGTGTATTTTAAGTATCCGAAACTGGATACGTATGTTCTTGAAGATATTAATTTTGAGCTAAGGGCTGGACAATCCTATCTTATTGTGGGTTTGAACGGCTCCGGTAAAACCACCCTTATCAAAATACTAAGCGGATTGTATGAGCCTAGCTGTGGCGATATAACTGTTGATGGCGTTAATATCCGATCCTTCAGCAAAAATTCTTACAGGAACAACTTTTCGGTGGTATTCCAGGATTTCATTCACTATCCAATGAGTGTGGAGGATAATATCAGGTTCGGCAAATTTGAAGATAAAGAGCATACATTGAGAATGTATGATTCCGCACAGCGTACGGGAGCTGCGGAATTTATTAATAAGCTACCCCATAGCTATCAAACTCAATTGCAAAATGAATGGTCCGAAGGAACTGAAATTTCTGTCGGTCAGTGGCAAAAGCTTGCAATTACCCGGGCTTTTTTCGCGGATGCACCAATAACCATTATGGATGAGCCTACGGCATCCCTTGACCCTGTTGCTGAACATGAGTTTTACATGGGAATCAAAGAGATGATCAGAAGCAGAACCTGCATTTTAATTTCACACAGATTTACTACAGCCAAACTGGTGGATCAGATTATCGTGATTGACGATCATCGAATCAGCGAATGCGGTTCATTTGAAGAGCTTATGTGCAAAGACGGCAAATTCAAAGAATTATTCACACTTCAGGCCGAGAAATATAATTTAGGAGACGGTGTCAATGAAGGAAGGCTGTCTGTACTTGGATAA
- a CDS encoding HAMP domain-containing sensor histidine kinase, whose translation MKRKKPLTLKYSKLRAKVFIRMLVLIALALVAVDGLYLLVRGRLGEEGVRLLQFFTGYEYEQALSIYNSALREHWEIIMLTVISAFFLLFFYFSLSWFTKYFNEVDTGVDALIQDDAEIKLSPEMSSMEQKLIFVKQTLQNRALEVQVTEQNKRDLVMYLAHDIKTPLTSVLGYLSLLNETPNLPYEQQQHYMKIALDKAYHLERLINDFFEVERYNQQTFQLNQQLVDISYMLVQMPDEFYPILSPAGKKMIVEVEDTITVHGDSDKLARAFNNILKNAIAYSDDNSTIEVSAKTLEGRAIITFMNIGAMIPDDKQDKIFEKFYRLNDARSTKTGGSGLGLAITREIITRHGGEIDLQSGQGTTVFCVRLPLFSQGG comes from the coding sequence TTGAAGCGTAAAAAGCCATTGACCCTGAAATACTCAAAGCTGAGAGCGAAAGTATTTATTAGGATGCTTGTATTGATTGCTCTTGCTCTTGTGGCAGTGGATGGGCTGTATCTATTAGTGCGGGGAAGGCTGGGCGAGGAGGGTGTCCGGCTGTTGCAATTCTTTACAGGATATGAGTATGAACAGGCGCTTTCAATTTACAATAGTGCTCTTCGTGAACATTGGGAGATCATTATGCTGACTGTCATATCAGCATTTTTTTTACTGTTTTTTTATTTTTCACTATCTTGGTTTACTAAGTACTTTAATGAGGTCGATACAGGAGTCGATGCTTTAATCCAAGATGATGCGGAGATCAAGCTGTCGCCGGAGATGTCTTCAATGGAGCAGAAGCTGATATTTGTTAAGCAAACTCTGCAAAACCGTGCTCTGGAGGTACAGGTGACTGAGCAGAACAAAAGAGATCTTGTGATGTATCTGGCGCATGATATAAAAACACCGCTCACTTCTGTCCTTGGATATTTAAGCTTATTGAATGAAACTCCCAATTTGCCGTATGAGCAGCAGCAGCATTATATGAAAATAGCGTTGGATAAGGCGTATCACCTGGAGCGTTTAATCAATGATTTTTTTGAAGTTGAACGGTATAATCAGCAGACCTTCCAATTGAATCAGCAGCTTGTCGATATCTCTTATATGCTGGTCCAAATGCCGGATGAATTCTATCCTATACTATCACCCGCCGGGAAGAAGATGATTGTTGAGGTGGAGGATACGATAACGGTTCATGGTGATTCTGATAAATTGGCGCGGGCATTCAATAATATTCTCAAGAATGCCATCGCCTACAGTGATGATAACAGCACGATTGAGGTATCCGCGAAGACTCTTGAGGGTAGGGCAATTATTACCTTCATGAACATCGGAGCGATGATTCCGGATGATAAACAGGATAAAATATTTGAAAAGTTCTACCGTTTGAATGATGCGCGTTCTACGAAGACCGGAGGGTCAGGTCTTGGGCTTGCTATTACCAGAGAAATTATTACCCGGCACGGGGGAGAGATTGACCTGCAGAGCGGCCAAGGGACAACAGTATTCTGTGTCCGGCTGCCGCTTTTCTCACAAGGAGGTTAA
- a CDS encoding TetR/AcrR family transcriptional regulator, which yields MKDKPYHHGNLRNQLIEAGIKLINTDGISSFSLRKVAAECEVSHTAPYSHFKNIDELIAAMGEHVTGQFMDSLRVSVQGQEGKFEAISRLGQAYIDFFVEHPQYFQFLFYHSGIIINLDNYDADSYPPFVLFRTTAFEVFRSNGLPETEFTPQLITLWSMVHGITALLTNNGVKYSGNWRDLLELKSIF from the coding sequence TTGAAGGATAAACCCTACCACCACGGAAATTTACGCAACCAGCTCATTGAAGCAGGCATCAAGCTTATTAACACCGACGGCATTAGCAGCTTCTCCCTGCGCAAGGTCGCAGCCGAATGTGAAGTCAGCCACACCGCGCCCTACAGCCATTTCAAAAATATAGATGAACTAATAGCCGCCATGGGAGAGCATGTCACCGGGCAATTTATGGATTCGCTGCGTGTCTCCGTTCAAGGCCAGGAAGGTAAGTTTGAAGCGATCTCCCGGCTTGGGCAGGCCTATATTGATTTTTTCGTAGAGCATCCACAGTATTTCCAGTTTCTGTTCTACCATTCCGGCATAATCATTAATCTGGACAATTATGATGCTGACAGTTATCCGCCATTCGTCCTGTTCAGGACTACAGCCTTTGAAGTGTTCCGCAGCAACGGTCTGCCAGAGACCGAGTTCACCCCTCAGCTAATCACACTCTGGTCCATGGTGCATGGAATTACGGCATTGCTTACCAATAACGGGGTTAAGTATTCGGGCAACTGGCGCGATCTGCTGGAGCTTAAATCTATCTTTTAA
- a CDS encoding VanZ family protein codes for MADLIGYFIIGGILIAAVAVLYLPVFFLLKERVSVVRQLSILLFAGACLIVLYATIFSAWGEDAFHPKVYHLNLIPLSWLRASEGMSEEKMLVQAVANIIMFIPFGCSLPLLFSRLRSFGRSAMIVFTVSFMIEFVQYFLGASADIDDILLNLIGGMLGYCLFKVSFSYLQRSKRTPGPSRNKS; via the coding sequence ATGGCTGATTTAATAGGCTATTTCATCATCGGAGGAATATTGATTGCCGCAGTTGCAGTGCTCTATCTGCCGGTGTTTTTCTTATTGAAGGAGAGAGTGAGTGTAGTCCGGCAACTGAGCATATTATTATTTGCCGGAGCTTGTCTTATTGTGCTGTATGCTACAATTTTCTCCGCATGGGGGGAAGACGCTTTCCATCCGAAGGTCTATCATTTGAATCTTATTCCCTTAAGCTGGCTCAGGGCTTCAGAAGGCATGTCTGAGGAGAAGATGCTTGTGCAGGCTGTTGCCAATATCATTATGTTTATTCCATTCGGCTGCTCTCTACCCTTGTTATTTTCAAGGCTGAGGTCTTTCGGGCGAAGCGCAATGATAGTCTTTACTGTAAGCTTCATGATTGAGTTTGTGCAATATTTTCTGGGGGCGTCTGCAGATATTGATGATATTCTCCTGAACCTGATAGGAGGAATGCTGGGCTATTGCTTGTTTAAGGTTAGCTTCAGCTACCTTCAGCGCTCTAAGCGTACTCCCGGACCAAGTAGAAATAAATCTTAA